A section of the Cuniculiplasma divulgatum genome encodes:
- a CDS encoding type II toxin-antitoxin system HicA family toxin → MPKLPSISGKDTVKALSKVGFRFRRQVGSHMILKRESDGKRVAIPNHDELPKGTLRAIVRQCDLTVEEFIKLL, encoded by the coding sequence ATGCCTAAACTTCCCTCTATTTCTGGAAAAGATACCGTGAAAGCTCTCTCTAAGGTTGGATTTAGATTCAGGAGACAGGTTGGAAGTCATATGATACTGAAGAGGGAATCAGATGGAAAGAGGGTGGCAATTCCAAACCATGATGAATTGCCAAAGGGTACTCTCAGAGCAATAGTTAGGCAGTGCGACCTTACTGTAGAGGAATTCATAAAGTTACTGTAA
- a CDS encoding type II toxin-antitoxin system HicB family antitoxin: protein MRFTVVMEKDEDGIYVVTVPALPGCISDGRTVEEAMSNIKEAIQGFIDDMNADGETIPHDIDIIGNIELNA from the coding sequence ATGCGATTTACAGTAGTCATGGAGAAGGATGAAGATGGAATATATGTGGTTACAGTTCCAGCTTTGCCTGGGTGCATATCTGACGGGCGCACGGTAGAAGAGGCCATGTCAAACATAAAGGAAGCCATCCAGGGGTTTATTGACGACATGAATGCAGATGGAGAGACCATTCCCCACGATATTGATATCATTGGAAACATTGAACTCAATGCCTAA
- a CDS encoding ATP-binding protein has protein sequence MMEAFSRPRRKHGRVAVVSVAGLFALLVAILLIPVSLVGAVITSWIIFCIVLSILWRAQFVSPQKIQNEILAIADVKLTWHEDESGRGWQKDRETIYEGKMDINEYLERKGHNRIIAVMGASRSGKSQLVYKLIQSLSEEKKIIFMFKATDDYTRLGYPTLYIHKAVPNVFISPEAVARAFITAFPISASMQGITASTVRGQVKQIAEKSKNWQDFKKILEDMLKSESESITKGALKFIQNNLPIIYRENVLNYELPNTCVVDFEGSENTEVDMQFFKFYAEFLLNQLSKEVWNKRQNTLFVIDEAHLLTKSGFSIIPEMSALIGAKGSMILASQRIADLRGQALDNCKTQFSFKQSGKENLDEVSAISDLFHQVVAQMLSTYEFTDIGQDRPDQYVIIYRLQNPKPKLYSVKEITINNNDSKGKGSSEEERKEDIDYQKVIFEFLSQAGNIQDLGKRFAERYGGEGENYRLTLYRKTLPMLLKLEKIDVKEVNNVKFVNDKPDIKDTKIYFRNGENPSGLHTYLVNRTADVIYHKGINPKIQPSGISTADIESDKYVFEIETGLKNDISDIKDRIAYYQKQGKETIIIVPNQSEKKKYVEKYPDVKVLTLPELQEEKL, from the coding sequence ATGATGGAAGCATTTAGCCGCCCCAGACGTAAACACGGACGTGTCGCAGTTGTGAGTGTGGCAGGCTTATTCGCTTTACTCGTGGCTATACTTCTAATACCCGTGTCTTTGGTAGGGGCAGTAATAACGAGTTGGATTATTTTTTGTATTGTTTTGAGTATTCTATGGAGAGCGCAGTTTGTGAGCCCGCAAAAAATACAGAATGAGATTTTAGCTATTGCAGATGTAAAACTAACGTGGCACGAGGACGAGAGCGGGAGGGGCTGGCAGAAGGACAGAGAAACAATATATGAAGGGAAAATGGACATAAACGAATATCTCGAAAGAAAGGGACATAATCGCATTATAGCAGTTATGGGGGCTTCCCGTTCAGGTAAAAGTCAATTGGTCTATAAATTAATCCAATCCTTATCAGAAGAAAAGAAAATAATTTTTATGTTTAAGGCAACAGATGATTACACAAGGTTAGGCTATCCTACACTCTATATCCACAAAGCAGTTCCTAATGTTTTTATAAGTCCAGAGGCAGTGGCAAGGGCGTTTATAACGGCATTTCCAATCAGCGCGAGTATGCAGGGCATAACCGCTTCAACAGTCAGAGGTCAGGTAAAGCAGATAGCGGAAAAGAGCAAAAATTGGCAAGATTTCAAAAAGATATTGGAGGATATGCTAAAATCCGAAAGTGAAAGCATTACCAAAGGAGCATTAAAGTTCATACAGAACAATTTGCCAATCATATATCGGGAAAATGTTTTGAATTATGAATTACCCAATACTTGTGTAGTTGATTTTGAGGGTTCAGAGAACACCGAGGTAGATATGCAATTTTTCAAATTCTATGCAGAGTTCTTGCTTAATCAACTCTCTAAAGAGGTATGGAACAAGAGGCAAAATACTTTATTCGTAATAGACGAGGCTCATTTATTGACAAAATCAGGGTTTTCTATAATACCAGAGATGTCCGCTCTCATTGGTGCAAAAGGTAGTATGATACTAGCTTCTCAAAGAATAGCGGATTTGCGAGGACAGGCATTAGATAACTGTAAAACACAATTCAGCTTCAAACAATCTGGCAAGGAGAATTTAGACGAGGTAAGTGCCATTAGTGATTTATTCCACCAAGTTGTAGCTCAAATGCTCTCTACTTACGAGTTTACGGACATCGGGCAGGATAGACCCGACCAATATGTGATAATATATAGATTGCAGAACCCAAAACCGAAGTTATATTCCGTGAAGGAGATTACAATAAACAATAATGACAGCAAAGGCAAAGGGAGTTCCGAGGAAGAGAGGAAGGAGGATATAGACTATCAAAAAGTTATCTTTGAATTTCTATCACAGGCAGGAAATATACAGGATTTGGGAAAGCGTTTTGCCGAGAGATATGGTGGGGAGGGAGAGAATTATCGTTTAACTTTATATCGTAAGACATTGCCGATGCTTTTAAAATTAGAGAAAATAGACGTGAAGGAAGTTAATAACGTAAAATTTGTAAATGATAAACCTGACATCAAAGACACAAAAATCTATTTCCGAAACGGAGAAAATCCATCTGGGCTTCATACTTATCTTGTGAATCGAACGGCGGACGTGATTTATCATAAGGGAATTAATCCGAAAATACAACCATCGGGTATTAGCACGGCAGATATTGAAAGCGATAAATATGTTTTTGAGATTGAAACAGGGCTTAAAAACGATATCTCGGACATCAAGGACAGGATAGCCTATTATCAGAAACAGGGCAAGGAAACAATTATCATCGTCCCAAACCAGAGTGAGAAAAAGAAGTATGTTGAGAAATACCCAGACGTAAAAGTGCTTACTTTGCCCGAATTACAGGAGGAAAAGCTATGA
- a CDS encoding SagB/ThcOx family dehydrogenase, which produces MKTLENIKWKELTTIDNFTEPSRLIISNPLLYKRIKIKLDAFIEFLLFNQMGNSDLTIFSYLREIGFLINTNEEPETENLDSILHWFKRGWYDSLIYYVWSKKVKFIDDEDYSGDLRRGLINAYLSENSLPDRIVESLEFTKIKMPIPKNVGLEEVNLKNVLLGRRTTRIFQNESMKLEDFSSILWNALSRVRHVRNLSYEDPLDYFASHGTEFDFYVIAYNINHLQNGIYLYDVKDHFLSELKSGDFREEMIHNLWWHQAPKTANLTILFVTDFEQYQWRYRHERALRNIFIEAGRIAQRLIFEAERMGFGSLPTPATRDSSFDKMLSLKRNKQFVLYTITVGKKPSPSLLMDNTSSNILNLQWVNEI; this is translated from the coding sequence TTGAAAACACTTGAAAATATTAAATGGAAAGAATTGACAACTATTGATAATTTTACTGAACCATCTAGACTTATTATTTCAAATCCTTTACTTTATAAGAGAATAAAAATTAAATTAGACGCATTCATAGAATTTCTTTTATTTAATCAAATGGGAAATTCTGATTTAACCATTTTTTCATATTTAAGAGAAATAGGGTTTTTAATTAATACAAACGAGGAGCCAGAAACAGAGAACTTGGATAGCATCTTACATTGGTTTAAAAGAGGATGGTACGATTCATTAATTTATTATGTGTGGTCTAAAAAGGTGAAATTCATTGACGATGAAGATTATTCAGGAGACCTAAGAAGAGGTTTGATAAATGCATATTTAAGTGAAAATAGTTTGCCGGATAGGATTGTCGAATCCCTCGAATTTACAAAAATTAAAATGCCAATACCTAAAAATGTAGGTCTAGAAGAGGTAAACTTAAAAAATGTACTCTTAGGCAGAAGAACGACCAGAATTTTTCAAAATGAATCAATGAAACTAGAGGATTTTTCTAGTATTTTATGGAATGCTCTTTCAAGAGTTAGGCACGTTAGAAACCTCAGTTATGAAGACCCTTTAGATTATTTTGCAAGCCATGGAACAGAATTTGATTTTTACGTGATTGCCTATAATATTAATCACTTACAAAATGGGATATACCTTTATGACGTAAAGGACCATTTCCTTTCCGAATTAAAGTCTGGAGATTTTAGAGAGGAGATGATACATAATTTATGGTGGCATCAAGCACCAAAAACAGCTAATCTTACTATCCTTTTCGTTACTGATTTTGAACAATACCAATGGAGATATAGGCATGAAAGGGCACTTAGAAACATATTCATAGAAGCGGGAAGAATAGCTCAGAGATTGATATTTGAAGCGGAGCGAATGGGGTTTGGTTCGTTACCAACACCCGCAACTAGAGATTCTTCATTTGACAAGATGCTTAGTTTGAAAAGGAACAAACAATTTGTATTGTATACGATAACGGTCGGAAAAAAACCTTCACCTTCTTTACTTATGGACAACACCTCCAGCAACATATTAAACTTGCAATGGGTTAATGAGATTTAA
- a CDS encoding helix-turn-helix domain-containing protein: MRDYISEEKLFSALASSVRLKILDSISNGFANPGEIAGKLNRHRSSIEKHLHILVIAGIIEKEPSLNKKGQLSVKYRIKVDLSELLSFADRTFKVQKEE, encoded by the coding sequence ATGAGAGATTACATCAGTGAAGAGAAATTATTTTCAGCTCTTGCATCTTCTGTAAGACTTAAAATTCTGGACTCAATTTCCAATGGATTTGCCAATCCTGGAGAGATTGCAGGAAAACTCAACAGGCATCGTTCGTCAATCGAAAAACATTTGCATATCCTTGTTATTGCAGGAATAATAGAGAAAGAGCCTTCGCTGAACAAAAAGGGTCAATTATCAGTCAAATACAGAATTAAGGTCGATTTGTCAGAATTGCTGTCATTTGCTGACAGGACTTTTAAAGTACAGAAAGAGGAATAA
- a CDS encoding MFS transporter, producing MFTASSISLSRIATAIFYISILWVSFTVTHSPVYTGIADGLVTLPLFLSFAVGSFVDNSIHKKFIAILFSLIRACSVVPLLFTFLFNQKAFLIIFLFLFAFSVGLTSDFINSVRAVWIKKFLKEGEKVKRYRAFSNILYNISEGLGYILVGFLISTGVTFTLIFVLLIYLTSTIPISLIKVYEEPKRHQLKAGARKLSDPLNFIRKSPIVLVLFTEGFLVNFIFGMFGVLTTVMVVRIFQLPALYLSVIYLILTLGISIGSFLERKEGFPRLNRVFWSIAVLAVMLIALSYITQFIYVLLPMFIIGISMGVSESIIFSEFKIMFLKR from the coding sequence ATGTTTACTGCTTCAAGTATTTCTCTATCTCGAATAGCTACTGCCATCTTTTATATTAGCATTCTGTGGGTCTCTTTTACGGTCACGCATTCCCCGGTCTATACTGGAATTGCCGACGGACTTGTTACGTTACCATTATTTTTGAGCTTTGCTGTGGGCTCTTTTGTGGATAATAGTATACATAAAAAATTTATAGCAATCCTGTTTTCTCTTATTCGGGCTTGTTCAGTGGTGCCTTTATTATTCACTTTTCTCTTTAACCAAAAAGCGTTCCTTATTATCTTTCTATTCTTGTTCGCATTTTCGGTTGGACTGACATCTGATTTTATTAACTCCGTTAGAGCAGTCTGGATAAAGAAATTCTTAAAAGAAGGAGAGAAAGTAAAAAGATACAGGGCTTTTTCAAATATTTTATACAACATTTCAGAAGGATTAGGTTACATTTTAGTAGGCTTTTTAATTTCAACAGGAGTAACGTTTACATTAATATTTGTATTACTTATTTACCTGACCTCAACAATCCCAATTTCTCTCATCAAAGTTTACGAAGAACCTAAAAGACACCAGCTAAAGGCTGGTGCTAGAAAGTTAAGTGACCCTTTGAACTTTATAAGAAAATCTCCAATAGTTTTAGTCCTTTTTACAGAGGGATTTCTGGTTAATTTTATATTCGGTATGTTTGGAGTTTTGACTACTGTAATGGTGGTTAGAATATTCCAACTACCAGCGTTGTACCTCTCTGTTATATATCTTATACTTACGTTAGGGATTTCCATAGGATCCTTTTTAGAAAGAAAGGAAGGATTTCCGAGATTGAACAGAGTCTTTTGGTCAATAGCTGTATTGGCGGTAATGCTTATAGCACTAAGTTACATTACTCAATTTATATACGTTCTTCTGCCTATGTTTATAATTGGGATATCTATGGGGGTTAGTGAAAGTATAATTTTCTCCGAATT
- a CDS encoding IS110 family transposase, with product MLPHKPLEVVWIYIGLDIHKRTVSVTEMDNEGNVNEQYDMGNSASSWEGFRARYAVADTEIALEVSTTGKYVARKLRDMGFHTHMADPSTLALIFRTAKKNDREDSYKLAKLLRLGELPEVHLPSRYSDDLRSLVRYRRSLGEAITMIKNRVHAILASAGISIDATDIFGKKGMKCILGSVDSISTAQRFVLADLLDQIAYLMGKETMVEDEISRSVMNDRNVNLLMTIPGMGIYSSAAIMSEIDDISRFDSKEKLASYAGLVPRQDQSGNRDIKGHISKHGPSMLRFIMVNAAHIVIKYSERMRKKYLSLVRRLGKNRAIVAIARILLETIYTMLKKGEHFVDQIDTLTERKIASMRSRAVKPSQTITLEDRMNVLRNVQKERLKRNGNEGKINKANAMT from the coding sequence ATGCTCCCACACAAACCACTGGAGGTGGTCTGGATATACATAGGACTTGATATACATAAACGTACCGTATCTGTTACGGAAATGGATAATGAGGGGAATGTGAATGAACAGTATGATATGGGCAACAGCGCATCATCATGGGAGGGGTTCAGGGCAAGATATGCTGTTGCGGATACTGAGATTGCCCTGGAGGTATCCACAACTGGGAAGTATGTTGCCCGGAAGCTCAGGGACATGGGATTCCACACACATATGGCAGATCCGTCCACACTGGCACTCATATTCAGGACTGCGAAGAAGAACGACAGGGAGGATTCCTACAAATTAGCAAAGCTCCTGAGGTTAGGGGAACTCCCTGAGGTGCATCTCCCCTCCAGGTACTCTGATGATCTGAGATCACTCGTCAGGTACAGAAGGTCACTTGGAGAGGCCATAACCATGATCAAGAACAGGGTTCATGCCATCCTGGCATCTGCAGGCATAAGCATTGATGCAACTGACATATTCGGAAAGAAGGGGATGAAATGCATTCTGGGATCAGTGGATAGCATTTCCACTGCCCAGAGATTCGTCCTCGCTGATCTGCTGGATCAGATAGCATACCTGATGGGGAAAGAGACCATGGTGGAGGATGAGATATCCAGATCTGTCATGAATGACAGGAACGTGAATCTCCTCATGACAATTCCCGGTATGGGCATATATTCATCAGCTGCAATCATGTCAGAGATAGATGACATATCCAGATTCGATTCAAAGGAGAAGCTTGCTTCATACGCAGGCCTTGTTCCAAGGCAGGACCAGTCCGGGAATCGTGACATAAAGGGTCACATATCAAAGCATGGACCCTCCATGCTCCGATTCATAATGGTGAATGCAGCACATATTGTCATCAAGTACAGCGAACGGATGAGGAAGAAGTATCTCAGCCTTGTACGGAGATTGGGGAAGAACCGTGCAATTGTTGCAATTGCAAGGATACTGCTTGAGACCATTTACACAATGCTGAAGAAGGGAGAGCATTTCGTTGACCAGATAGATACATTGACAGAGAGGAAGATAGCATCCATGAGATCAAGGGCAGTAAAGCCCTCCCAGACCATCACCCTGGAAGATCGCATGAATGTGCTCAGGAATGTTCAGAAGGAGAGGCTGAAGAGAAATGGCAATGAAGGAAAGATAAATAAGGCCAATGCCATGACATGA
- a CDS encoding SagB/ThcOx family dehydrogenase: MKVKSVSEILIYPPDRIVGDLWIVRNWVTKRNYKVSSPTLAILLYCKIPHTVGDILDFFYEKYGIKNELIHLGLKKLMATDLLLEVKQEMDGSNEVFGLEFDNWYKHNWYMALLYHLVSYDYPFIEDYVAKQRMINYSSQEIDSNRYKEYNSQVSYDIPKATEVKIRETNTSKQKCVNFADLLTMASLGYTRVGSLRVYWNGDPLILRTSPSGGSRHPTETYIVAINVEGLESGWYHISVKDSKLEQIKIGGTDPDDLRLLFPTTYVRPDFHVDLILIFTSIFERNMYRYREPRTFRTIHMDVGHLAATTEIICEKLGYKYLVQYSANDEGIEKFLGLSPLKEGYMASMAIGN; encoded by the coding sequence ATGAAGGTTAAATCAGTTTCCGAAATTCTAATATATCCACCAGATAGGATTGTTGGGGATCTATGGATTGTTAGGAATTGGGTCACTAAAAGAAATTATAAGGTAAGTTCTCCAACTTTGGCAATACTTTTATATTGCAAAATTCCACATACTGTGGGAGATATTCTAGATTTCTTTTATGAGAAATATGGAATCAAAAATGAGCTTATTCATCTTGGACTGAAAAAACTTATGGCAACTGACCTTTTACTGGAAGTTAAACAAGAAATGGATGGTTCTAATGAAGTGTTTGGTTTAGAGTTTGATAATTGGTATAAACATAATTGGTATATGGCGTTACTTTATCATCTAGTGTCTTATGATTATCCCTTTATCGAGGATTATGTTGCAAAACAACGGATGATTAATTATAGTAGTCAAGAAATTGATTCTAACAGATATAAGGAATATAATTCGCAGGTTTCGTATGACATCCCCAAAGCTACAGAGGTGAAAATACGAGAAACTAATACCTCTAAGCAAAAATGTGTCAATTTTGCCGATTTGCTTACGATGGCATCACTTGGTTATACAAGAGTTGGGAGCTTAAGAGTTTATTGGAATGGAGACCCACTAATATTGAGAACCAGTCCATCCGGGGGGTCCAGACATCCTACTGAGACATACATTGTAGCGATAAATGTGGAAGGTTTGGAGTCTGGGTGGTACCACATTTCTGTTAAAGATTCCAAACTTGAACAAATAAAAATTGGTGGAACAGACCCAGATGACCTAAGACTTCTTTTTCCTACAACATATGTGCGACCCGATTTTCATGTTGATTTAATCTTAATATTTACCAGTATATTTGAGAGAAATATGTATAGATATCGAGAACCTAGGACTTTCCGAACTATACATATGGACGTGGGACATTTAGCGGCGACAACTGAAATCATATGTGAAAAGTTAGGATATAAGTATTTAGTTCAATATTCAGCTAATGATGAAGGGATAGAAAAATTTCTAGGATTAAGCCCATTGAAAGAAGGCTATATGGCATCTATGGCTATAGGAAACTAG
- a CDS encoding site-specific integrase, whose protein sequence is MTYKPKYDDLMENPKIRRWFENLKAKSILTATVYRRTLGYYCELEKTTPEQLLTDMEKLEFRDTFLDFVRRLEKEGKAGSYIVRFKKVLRSWAKFNGIDIKLDVNIANENESPTLDNERVPSKEELSRILRKATSRGRVSISIMAFSGFRPETLGNYEGIDGLRLGDIKELKISDEIEFTKIPATIMVKGRLSKARNQYFSFIGEEGITYIKEYLEERRKNGEELTYESPLLQFDVRGTKKNDFMRTMLVTRDIREAITTAGLKMRPYVLRAYFSTALDIAESKGLISHPWRQFIMGHKGDIEARYSTNKRLPPDMIEEMRESYRKCLKFLETRISDVSEDNAKLFLQQQLLSAVGYKQEEIDKLDLSSVSNEDFQQLLRDKVAGAMSDNGAKQKVIPVNEIEQYISDGYDFEAVLPNGKAVMRLRF, encoded by the coding sequence ATGACTTATAAACCGAAGTATGACGACCTAATGGAAAACCCGAAAATAAGAAGATGGTTTGAGAATCTAAAGGCTAAATCAATACTTACAGCAACGGTTTACCGAAGAACTTTAGGTTATTATTGTGAATTGGAGAAAACTACACCTGAACAACTTCTAACCGATATGGAAAAGTTAGAGTTCAGAGATACTTTCTTGGATTTTGTTAGAAGATTAGAGAAAGAAGGGAAAGCAGGGTCATATATTGTAAGATTTAAAAAGGTCTTACGGTCTTGGGCTAAATTTAATGGAATCGATATAAAGTTAGATGTGAACATAGCAAATGAAAACGAAAGCCCAACGTTAGACAATGAAAGAGTGCCAAGCAAGGAAGAATTGAGCAGGATTTTAAGAAAAGCGACATCAAGGGGCAGAGTATCAATCTCTATTATGGCATTTTCAGGTTTTAGACCTGAAACATTGGGCAATTATGAAGGCATTGACGGATTACGATTAGGGGATATTAAAGAGCTTAAGATTTCAGATGAAATAGAGTTTACCAAGATTCCAGCCACAATAATGGTGAAGGGGAGGCTAAGCAAGGCAAGAAACCAATATTTTTCGTTTATTGGAGAGGAAGGTATAACGTATATCAAGGAATATTTGGAGGAGAGAAGGAAGAACGGAGAGGAGCTAACCTATGAATCCCCTTTATTGCAGTTCGATGTAAGAGGCACAAAGAAGAATGATTTTATGCGGACTATGTTGGTAACGAGAGACATCAGAGAAGCAATAACCACAGCAGGTCTAAAGATGAGACCTTACGTTTTAAGGGCTTATTTCAGCACAGCCTTAGACATAGCGGAGAGCAAGGGCTTAATATCGCACCCGTGGAGGCAGTTTATTATGGGTCATAAGGGCGATATAGAGGCAAGATACAGCACAAATAAGAGGCTACCGCCAGATATGATAGAGGAGATGAGGGAAAGTTATCGTAAGTGTTTAAAATTCCTTGAAACGAGAATATCCGATGTTTCAGAGGACAACGCAAAGCTATTCTTACAGCAACAGCTCTTATCGGCAGTGGGCTACAAGCAGGAGGAGATAGACAAGTTAGACCTTTCAAGCGTGAGCAATGAGGACTTTCAGCAGTTGTTAAGGGACAAGGTAGCAGGTGCGATGAGCGACAACGGAGCGAAGCAGAAGGTCATACCTGTAAACGAAATAGAGCAGTATATCAGCGATGGATACGACTTTGAAGCAGTATTGCCGAACGGAAAAGCGGTAATGAGGTTGAGGTTTTAG